The stretch of DNA TGTCCGTCGCAGACGCGCGTTGCCGCGTTTGGACAGCTTGGTTTTGCCGCGATATTGGCCTGACTGATAGGTTGACAGGTCAAGACCACAGAATTTCAGAAATTGCCGGTGATGACGAAATCGCCGCAGGTCGCCTGCCTCGGCAAGAATCGTCAGGGCATGGATTGGCCCGATCCCCGGCACCTGCTGCAAGCGTTGAAAGTCGCTGTGATCGCCGAGTAGGTCAATCGCAGCTTCCTCGATCGCATCACGTTGCGCGATCAGCCTTCGCGCCTCGCCTAGGACGACCCGGAACATCTCGATCGCTGGGGCATCCGGAGAAACAGGCAGCGCAATCGATCTATGAGCTGTTTCCCAGATATCACCCAGAAGACGAGATTTACTGACCTTGCGCCCAACAACACTCCAGGCGGCAGCAACAAACGCCTCCTTGCTGAGCGCGGTAATAGCAGCTGGAACAGGAAATTGCTCAAGGAGGGCAAAGAACCAGTCGCTGCGCGTGTTGCCCTTGAAGCGCTCAATTTCCGGAAAATAGAGAGGCAGATAGTGGGTAAGGATCCGGTGCTGGACCTCGGTTTTGGCACGGGAAATCACTTCATGGGTAACGGACAATTCCTGAATGTTGTTGATCTCGTTGGCAAGAGGATCATGATATGGTTTGGCTGCGCCAATCTGGAGCATGTGCAGGATGACCTGTGCATCCTTGGGGTCATTCTTGTCCCAGCCGTTGTGCAGCGCCTCTCGCGTGCGGGCCAGAGCGACCGAAGAAATCAGGCGTGCATCAAACCCGGCCTGCACGAGGCGCCAGGCCAGCGGACGATGATAATGTCCGGTCGGTTCGAAGCCAACAATGACCGGCCGCGGTGCCAGGGCCTGCAGTTCTGCAATGAAACGGTCATGTTCTGTGCGCGTGTTGGCCACAGTCAGGCGTCGACGCCGTCGATTACCGGGCACCTCAATCAAGACTTCATTGCGTGATTTGGCAACATCGATAGCGACGAGAACAGCTGTTGTCGGTGTAGGGTTGGGTCTGGTCACGGCCGGTTATCTCCCCTGTGTGGCTGGACACCATCATTGTGGAGACATATCGCCCGGTCCGTGGCCACCTATCTGGCCTTAAGGCCAGATAGGTGAACTCTGCAAAAGAGCTTCCCGATGTGCTATGGAGTTGACCAAACGTCCGGGCGAATGTTGTCTTCCCGCCCTGATTGGGGCCGGTGACCATGATGATCCGTTCCGAACCATTCAGCGCGAAATCGTTGGTCACGACAGTGCCACCATCTCCGATCACGCGCGCCGCGAGCGCCAGATCGAACGTCTGTTCAGCGTTCTCCGTCTTGTCGGTCTCGGACAGGACCGGACAGGAGAACGAAAGGCCCTTCTCGCGCAGAGGCGCTATGAAATCCATATACGCCAGGCAAAACTGTGTCTCCCGATCGAGCCTGGAGATCACCGTATCTTCGTAATTCTGGAACATGTCGCAAAATGTTTGCAGGCGGCCGAATATTTCCGGGTTCAGACGGGCCACGAACTCCAGAATTTGCGCTTCGATATGATCGAGCGTCTGCGTCTCACGCAGTTCCACCCAATGGCTGCCGACATCGCCTTGCCTGAATCGGGCGAATGTCTCCTCGATATCCGCGCCGTAATCCACTTCGTCGCCGGCGCGGCAAACGGTAAAGGCCCCCTCTCCAACAGATGCGGCATACACGATGTCTGAAAGGTCTCGGCTGATCGCCTCGCCCTCATCGATCAGATGGCGGAACCGCTCGGATTGGATATGACCGTCGAGCCATTGCCGCAATAACGTCAGGGCCTCCGAGGCTGGATCCGCCTGGCCCAGCGTTTCGTTCAGCGTGCGTACGGCGACGCCATAGGCCCGGATGGCGTCGAGCAGCCATCGCCGCGCTGACCATTCATCATAACTCTTGGCCGTCATCTGCTTCAGCTTCCGGCTGCGCTGCATCTGCTGAGCGAAATTTCGCAAACTCGTGGCAATCGTTGCCTTTTCCAGATCGCTCCAGAGATTCTGCCGATAAAGGATCGTGGTCAGATCAGCGACCGGCGCACAGAAAATCCAGTCCAGCCGATAGGCTTCGCGTCCGGCCATCAGCGCCGCCATGACCTGATCGAGATAGAGATCGTGGAAGCAGTCCGGCACCGGC from Kozakia baliensis encodes:
- a CDS encoding IS110 family RNA-guided transposase, which translates into the protein MTRPNPTPTTAVLVAIDVAKSRNEVLIEVPGNRRRRRLTVANTRTEHDRFIAELQALAPRPVIVGFEPTGHYHRPLAWRLVQAGFDARLISSVALARTREALHNGWDKNDPKDAQVILHMLQIGAAKPYHDPLANEINNIQELSVTHEVISRAKTEVQHRILTHYLPLYFPEIERFKGNTRSDWFFALLEQFPVPAAITALSKEAFVAAAWSVVGRKVSKSRLLGDIWETAHRSIALPVSPDAPAIEMFRVVLGEARRLIAQRDAIEEAAIDLLGDHSDFQRLQQVPGIGPIHALTILAEAGDLRRFRHHRQFLKFCGLDLSTYQSGQYRGKTKLSKRGNARLRRTLWMAAQVAIRQRENSFRDKFDRYVARDRHDPDLRRKAFTAITAKMGRVVHAIIKRGDDYRPFVEGPVPGGGTPLYWCHEGASATL
- a CDS encoding P-loop NTPase family protein; protein product: MSFESILKPSKSADTATEPTADGPAPVPDCFHDLYLDQVMAALMAGREAYRLDWIFCAPVADLTTILYRQNLWSDLEKATIATSLRNFAQQMQRSRKLKQMTAKSYDEWSARRWLLDAIRAYGVAVRTLNETLGQADPASEALTLLRQWLDGHIQSERFRHLIDEGEAISRDLSDIVYAASVGEGAFTVCRAGDEVDYGADIEETFARFRQGDVGSHWVELRETQTLDHIEAQILEFVARLNPEIFGRLQTFCDMFQNYEDTVISRLDRETQFCLAYMDFIAPLREKGLSFSCPVLSETDKTENAEQTFDLALAARVIGDGGTVVTNDFALNGSERIIMVTGPNQGGKTTFARTFGQLHSTSGSSFAEFTYLALRPDRWPRTGRYVSTMMVSSHTGEITGRDQTQPYTDNSCSRRYRCCQITQ